From the Halalkalicoccus sp. CGA53 genome, one window contains:
- a CDS encoding lipopolysaccharide biosynthesis protein translates to MLSSFLLIPIITRYVGESEYGLWMSILAVVAIFAAAGGGHMHGAMIRYTPVEKTTGQTFVDTGFLLAAISGLFLTVFVISSFFIDVLPFEKVARNRWHVIISVSLLIIVTISSNFIKNYPRSKGQVKTYEVIQIIEMSTYLIALPVGFLISRSILVGIWILVFLYGGISIGLLLYYYPEWVQLPATSNFEDLLRYAIPMIPKELSSRVFSQIDRYLILLFISPTAVAIYAIIDQVSTLFRTMTGILNSTLYPSVTAAWESGEYEELCRLYSAILRGYVLLAIPAFAGLTILATPVLTLLSTPEIADRGADLLPLLAVGYLIWGVENPLAYILSANEQTNKIAGITVVVAIGNILLNILLLPFFGLLGAITATITMQFTKTAYIIYIAYDSVKFDFPIAPTIKAVFSTGIMTITIYIIPISGNIASILIYPLTGFIIYFLVLYTVNGFTKEEIKFVATSNSDF, encoded by the coding sequence ATGCTGAGTTCTTTCTTACTAATACCCATAATTACTAGATATGTTGGAGAATCTGAATATGGATTGTGGATGTCAATACTAGCAGTTGTAGCAATTTTCGCAGCTGCAGGAGGAGGACATATGCATGGTGCTATGATCCGTTACACGCCAGTAGAAAAAACAACGGGACAGACATTTGTGGATACAGGCTTTCTACTCGCAGCAATAAGCGGCTTATTTCTTACAGTCTTTGTCATTTCGTCATTTTTCATAGATGTTCTTCCGTTTGAAAAGGTTGCTCGAAATAGGTGGCACGTAATAATATCGGTGTCTTTACTCATAATAGTTACTATTAGTTCTAATTTCATCAAGAATTATCCACGTTCGAAAGGACAAGTGAAAACATATGAAGTTATTCAAATAATAGAAATGTCTACATATCTAATAGCTTTACCAGTTGGTTTCCTGATTTCTAGGAGTATACTTGTGGGAATATGGATTCTAGTGTTTTTATATGGAGGAATATCTATTGGTCTGCTATTATACTACTACCCCGAATGGGTTCAACTCCCTGCAACAAGCAATTTTGAAGATCTTCTAAGGTATGCCATACCAATGATTCCAAAAGAATTATCAAGTAGAGTATTTTCCCAGATTGACCGATATCTCATATTATTGTTTATATCGCCTACAGCAGTTGCTATTTACGCCATTATTGATCAAGTCTCAACATTATTTAGAACGATGACAGGTATTTTAAATTCTACCTTGTATCCATCAGTTACAGCCGCATGGGAAAGCGGAGAATATGAAGAGCTTTGCAGACTCTACAGTGCCATCTTACGTGGCTACGTATTACTAGCTATTCCAGCATTTGCCGGATTAACTATTCTTGCGACGCCAGTTCTAACGCTTCTGTCTACACCTGAGATCGCTGATAGGGGTGCAGACTTACTTCCACTTTTAGCAGTTGGATATCTAATTTGGGGTGTAGAAAATCCGCTTGCATATATTCTATCAGCTAATGAGCAGACTAATAAAATAGCAGGAATTACTGTTGTGGTTGCTATTGGTAATATTTTACTTAACATACTTCTTTTGCCTTTTTTTGGTCTTCTAGGAGCTATCACTGCAACAATTACTATGCAATTCACCAAAACTGCATACATAATCTATATAGCATACGACAGCGTGAAATTTGACTTTCCAATAGCCCCGACTATCAAAGCAGTTTTTTCGACAGGAATTATGACAATAACAATATATATTATTCCCATCTCAGGGAATATCGCGTCAATCCTAATATATCCACTCACCGGGTTCATCATCTATTTTTTAGTTCTTTACACAGTGAACGGATTTACAAAAGAGGAGATCAAGTTTGTAGCTACTAGCAACAGTGATTTCTAA
- a CDS encoding DUF58 domain-containing protein has product MTRTQSPVRRTIRTVRGLGSTSIRECGGWNLPLALRKVQLSDPVLKDMRPTRRYWAAVSVVCTLAVGTVVLDDPVLVVGATICAGWLLARQYALTLALQDLRADLDVEQHLERDRVHAAQPVAVTIAGALGRPTTLDVRIDAGVPIAARSLGESPLSIDSEGAKRGVTTEVVFPVAGSYHFEKPTVTVGDPAGLFEERFEHGPAPTLTVEPKTLDLHVGRGGQKINRAFGERDTETPSTGLEPREIREYLPGDSARMIDWKATARQGSPYVRTFESETDWTTALVVDHRSSMAHGEADATKLDFARNVALQIADSAFRAGDPLGLYTVGDGEITRAIQPAETAHQHTRVKTMLHDLEPTAGSRASVEAEATERAAPSVATLAGDDSVFATEIRSFRDSSRAAIRSTGRTDTPLRIAIEGYVSRLPGGTWTVIITDDTNRSEIRDAVMAARRGGRNVLVALTPTVLFEEEGIYDVDTMYERYNEFERFRRSLAEFERVDALEVAPRQRLASVVSIGRSRRVTA; this is encoded by the coding sequence ATGACGAGAACACAGAGTCCCGTGAGGAGGACTATCAGAACGGTACGGGGTCTCGGCTCCACGTCTATACGAGAATGTGGTGGCTGGAATTTACCTCTTGCGCTCCGGAAGGTTCAACTATCGGACCCGGTTCTTAAAGATATGCGACCGACACGCCGGTACTGGGCCGCGGTTTCGGTGGTGTGTACCCTCGCGGTCGGAACCGTCGTCCTCGACGATCCGGTGTTGGTGGTCGGTGCTACGATCTGTGCCGGCTGGCTGCTCGCACGCCAGTACGCTCTCACGCTCGCGCTCCAGGACCTCCGCGCCGATCTCGACGTCGAGCAGCATCTCGAACGAGATCGGGTACATGCGGCGCAACCGGTGGCGGTGACGATCGCTGGTGCGCTCGGACGGCCCACGACACTCGACGTCCGTATCGATGCTGGAGTTCCCATCGCAGCGCGCTCGCTGGGGGAATCGCCGCTCAGTATCGATTCCGAAGGGGCGAAACGCGGGGTGACGACCGAGGTCGTCTTCCCTGTCGCTGGGAGCTATCACTTCGAGAAGCCGACCGTGACCGTCGGTGATCCGGCTGGTCTGTTCGAAGAACGTTTCGAACACGGCCCGGCCCCGACGCTCACGGTCGAACCCAAAACTCTCGATCTACACGTCGGCCGCGGTGGACAGAAAATCAACCGGGCATTTGGCGAGCGAGATACCGAAACCCCCAGCACCGGGCTCGAACCTCGAGAGATCCGTGAGTACCTCCCTGGTGATTCGGCCCGCATGATCGACTGGAAGGCAACGGCACGGCAGGGAAGTCCCTACGTTCGTACGTTCGAGTCCGAGACGGACTGGACGACAGCGCTCGTCGTCGATCACCGCTCGTCGATGGCTCACGGCGAAGCCGACGCCACGAAACTCGATTTCGCACGAAACGTTGCGCTCCAGATCGCCGACAGTGCGTTTCGGGCTGGTGACCCATTGGGGCTCTACACCGTCGGAGATGGTGAGATCACACGGGCGATCCAACCCGCGGAGACCGCCCATCAGCACACGCGCGTGAAGACCATGCTTCACGATCTGGAGCCAACGGCTGGCAGCAGAGCCTCTGTTGAAGCGGAGGCGACCGAGCGGGCAGCACCATCGGTAGCGACGCTCGCGGGGGATGACTCGGTGTTCGCGACGGAGATCCGGTCGTTTCGCGACAGCTCACGTGCGGCGATTCGGTCGACCGGCCGTACCGATACCCCGCTTCGGATAGCGATCGAGGGATACGTCTCGCGACTCCCCGGTGGAACGTGGACGGTGATCATCACCGATGATACGAACCGGTCGGAGATCCGCGACGCGGTGATGGCTGCCCGGCGCGGCGGGAGGAACGTTTTAGTCGCGCTCACCCCGACCGTTCTCTTCGAGGAGGAGGGCATCTATGACGTCGACACGATGTACGAACGCTACAACGAGTTCGAACGGTTCCGACGGTCATTAGCCGAATTCGAACGGGTAGACGCACTTGAGGTAGCTCCCCGCCAACGTCTGGCGAGCGTGGTGTCAATCGGACGAAGCAGACGGGTGACGGCATGA
- a CDS encoding sulfatase, translating into MTNVAIIVMDTARYDESFGPTAPPNISHACENGTAFTAAFSAAPWTLPSHASIFSGQYPSKHGSNATAKRFNPNVPSVVEVLNDASYETVAVSNNTWISGEFGFDRGFNEFRKNWQYVQTDADPVKIAREYNGTERWLQLAKHIFDGNPPLNAFNALYALFQHRQGFDDGAKRTNDWIDQWLAERDDSDPFFLFVNYLEPHLEYKPPQEYTEEFLPDGVNFKEAMQVEQDAFRYIAGDLEMSSRDFEILRALYRGEIAYLDARLGELQDHLKQAGEWEDTVFVIVGDHGENIGDHGLMDHQYCLYDTLVHVPLVIQGGAFTEGDDCDDLVQLTDLAPTLLDAADIEAPEFREQIQGRSFYPSSTTPSREYIYAEYMAAQPSMEALEKRLSTVREDAYDYDRSLRTIRSEEWKLIRGSDGTRELYRVERDEGEIDNCADDYPEQVDRLESQLDQWLESFSPGTTNTDAAMDQETKDRLEDLGYLQ; encoded by the coding sequence ATGACAAATGTCGCCATAATAGTAATGGACACCGCTCGGTATGACGAATCGTTCGGGCCAACGGCTCCTCCCAACATATCTCATGCTTGTGAAAACGGAACTGCATTTACTGCTGCCTTTTCTGCAGCACCATGGACGTTACCTTCTCACGCGAGTATCTTTTCCGGCCAGTATCCGTCAAAACACGGCTCAAATGCTACCGCGAAACGGTTTAACCCCAATGTACCAAGCGTTGTTGAGGTTCTTAATGACGCTTCATATGAGACCGTTGCCGTCTCCAACAATACGTGGATTAGCGGCGAATTCGGCTTTGATCGTGGATTCAACGAATTTAGAAAGAACTGGCAGTACGTCCAAACTGATGCTGATCCCGTCAAGATCGCACGCGAATACAACGGTACAGAGCGATGGCTGCAGCTCGCAAAGCATATCTTCGACGGAAATCCGCCGCTCAATGCTTTCAACGCACTTTATGCCCTCTTCCAACATCGTCAAGGGTTTGACGACGGGGCAAAGCGAACCAATGATTGGATAGACCAGTGGTTGGCTGAACGTGATGATTCGGATCCGTTCTTCCTCTTTGTGAACTACTTGGAACCGCATCTCGAATATAAGCCACCTCAGGAGTATACTGAAGAATTCCTGCCAGACGGTGTGAACTTTAAAGAAGCCATGCAAGTTGAGCAGGACGCGTTCCGATATATCGCAGGAGATCTTGAGATGTCCAGTCGCGATTTCGAAATTCTCAGAGCGCTGTATCGAGGTGAGATCGCCTATTTAGATGCACGGCTCGGTGAACTCCAGGACCATCTGAAACAAGCTGGAGAGTGGGAAGATACTGTTTTCGTTATTGTCGGCGATCACGGTGAGAACATCGGTGATCATGGACTGATGGATCACCAGTACTGTCTCTATGATACCTTGGTCCATGTCCCACTCGTCATTCAAGGGGGAGCCTTTACCGAGGGAGACGATTGCGACGACCTCGTGCAGTTGACCGACCTTGCTCCTACACTGCTAGATGCTGCCGACATCGAAGCGCCCGAATTCAGAGAGCAGATACAGGGCCGTTCGTTCTATCCCTCATCTACTACCCCATCGCGTGAGTATATTTACGCGGAGTACATGGCAGCACAACCGTCGATGGAGGCACTCGAAAAACGCCTTTCTACCGTGAGAGAGGATGCCTATGACTACGACCGCTCGTTACGTACTATCCGAAGTGAGGAGTGGAAGCTCATTCGCGGGTCCGATGGTACACGAGAACTGTATCGGGTAGAAAGAGATGAGGGAGAGATTGACAACTGTGCCGACGACTATCCAGAGCAGGTTGACCGCCTCGAAAGCCAGTTGGATCAATGGCTCGAATCGTTCTCCCCCGGAACGACCAATACCGACGCAGCGATGGATCAGGAAACGAAGGATCGGCTAGAGGACCTCGGCTATCTACAGTAA
- a CDS encoding glycosyltransferase family 4 protein: protein MKKKPHVCFVSEKLYNYYSNSDEPAGGAQRQQYLLGKGLLKKGYQVTALVGDYGQPRTITREGVDIVKGCPGPVKSMKDIPTNILSLFLGIKRVDADIYYIRGAPPLFTITQILCELIGKSTVYCIANDRDVDPERLSNSKKIEYNSALLKLYDQAIKRSDLRIAQTIRQKNMMENNYKSESIVIPNGYTLPKKKDILPHSSRDFVLWVGTSDYEQKRPDRLLEIARQLPNIDFVMICRNKSSDEYYASLSKKALKIDNLTFVESVPPEEIHEYFRKASLLVCTSDYEGFPNTFLEAWRYETPVVSSHFRLDNNFEDIGIVSGNIDSFIEDIKRIYEDIRYREKLGKKSRNYLNENYHISKVLRMYDQEIKSISATN from the coding sequence ATGAAGAAGAAACCACACGTTTGTTTTGTATCAGAAAAACTATATAATTACTATTCAAACTCGGATGAACCAGCAGGTGGCGCACAGCGTCAACAGTATCTCCTTGGTAAAGGACTACTAAAAAAGGGATACCAGGTTACCGCTCTTGTAGGCGATTATGGACAGCCACGCACAATAACAAGGGAAGGAGTAGATATAGTCAAAGGATGCCCAGGTCCTGTAAAAAGTATGAAGGACATACCTACTAATATATTATCGCTATTTTTGGGTATTAAGAGAGTCGACGCAGATATTTATTATATTCGAGGGGCACCACCTTTATTTACGATCACGCAAATTCTTTGCGAATTGATTGGTAAGTCTACGGTATACTGTATCGCTAATGATCGTGATGTAGACCCAGAGAGATTGAGTAATTCAAAAAAGATAGAATATAATTCAGCACTTCTTAAGCTGTACGACCAAGCAATAAAGAGATCAGACTTAAGAATTGCTCAAACAATACGGCAGAAAAACATGATGGAAAATAATTATAAGTCTGAGTCTATAGTTATTCCAAATGGATATACACTCCCAAAAAAGAAAGATATCTTGCCACACTCTAGCCGAGACTTTGTTTTGTGGGTAGGTACAAGTGACTATGAGCAAAAAAGGCCAGATAGATTGCTTGAAATAGCTCGCCAGTTACCAAATATAGACTTTGTAATGATATGTAGAAACAAGAGTAGCGATGAGTATTATGCATCGCTATCTAAAAAGGCCCTAAAAATAGACAATCTAACATTTGTTGAAAGTGTTCCACCAGAGGAGATACATGAGTATTTTAGAAAAGCAAGCCTTCTCGTATGCACATCAGATTATGAAGGATTTCCGAACACGTTTTTGGAGGCTTGGCGTTATGAAACGCCTGTAGTGTCATCTCATTTTAGACTGGATAATAATTTCGAAGATATAGGTATAGTATCTGGGAATATTGATTCATTTATCGAAGACATAAAACGGATTTACGAAGACATAAGATATAGGGAGAAATTAGGAAAAAAGTCTAGAAATTACCTCAATGAGAACTACCATATAAGCAAGGTTTTACGCATGTACGATCAGGAGATAAAATCAATATCTGCAACCAATTAG
- a CDS encoding glycosyltransferase family 2 protein — translation MSEQIESVLQERVADVPSVRDVLQETADPEAVEERVIIGVPAYNEEIGIGSVVLATQQHADRVVVVDDGSSDETSRIARLAGAEVLEHETNYGKGKAVRTLFEHLQSEEFDAFVMIDGDGQHTAENLPEVVEPVLNGDADIVIGSRYLEFDGEDETPRYRRFGQQVLDRLTGRASGADLTDTQSGFRAFTPDAVTSLDLRSDGMTVESEMIDSAVREELTIEERPISVRYEGVDGQTLNPMHHGLSVTLFVLKMIRDRHPLVFFGLPGLVLLLAGTGVGLHSAIVYQSTGVFHSWRVLVAGLVTIIGFLGVFCGLILNRISNMISELKVELG, via the coding sequence ATGAGCGAACAGATTGAAAGCGTCCTACAGGAGCGAGTCGCAGACGTCCCCTCAGTACGGGACGTGCTACAGGAAACGGCCGACCCCGAGGCCGTCGAGGAGCGGGTGATCATCGGAGTTCCCGCGTACAACGAGGAGATCGGGATTGGGAGCGTGGTGCTCGCCACGCAGCAGCACGCGGATCGGGTCGTCGTCGTCGACGACGGGAGCAGCGACGAGACGTCGCGGATCGCGCGACTGGCCGGGGCGGAGGTTCTCGAACACGAGACCAACTACGGCAAGGGGAAGGCCGTTCGGACGCTGTTCGAGCACCTCCAGTCCGAGGAGTTCGACGCATTCGTGATGATCGACGGCGATGGACAGCACACCGCCGAGAACCTCCCGGAGGTCGTCGAACCCGTCCTGAACGGCGATGCCGACATCGTCATCGGGAGTCGGTATCTCGAGTTCGACGGCGAGGATGAGACCCCACGCTACCGACGGTTCGGTCAACAGGTGCTCGACAGGCTGACCGGTCGGGCGTCGGGAGCCGATCTGACCGACACCCAAAGCGGGTTCCGTGCGTTCACCCCCGACGCGGTGACGAGCCTCGACCTGCGATCGGACGGGATGACCGTCGAGAGCGAGATGATCGACTCAGCAGTCAGAGAGGAGCTGACGATCGAGGAGCGTCCGATCTCGGTGCGGTATGAGGGGGTCGACGGGCAGACGCTCAACCCGATGCATCACGGTCTCTCGGTCACCCTCTTCGTCCTGAAGATGATACGCGACCGTCATCCGCTGGTGTTCTTCGGTCTCCCCGGGCTTGTGTTGTTGCTCGCGGGGACGGGCGTCGGCCTCCACTCGGCGATCGTCTACCAGAGCACCGGGGTGTTTCACTCCTGGCGAGTGCTCGTCGCGGGGCTCGTCACCATCATCGGCTTCCTGGGCGTGTTCTGTGGGCTGATCCTGAACCGGATCTCGAATATGATCTCGGAGCTCAAGGTGGAACTCGGATGA
- a CDS encoding glycosyltransferase family 4 protein: MTTTKVCFISPSSYGYFTNNKKIAGGGAERQLYLLGNNLTDDFNVSFVVGDYGQASVESHENISLYRAHRPDPEKNPVSKIFLLAKAMSKTDADLYITRGNPQLAAITFLISRMVRSEWCFHVANDVDLTSRVNSLPLPVRYLFSYGIKNAKFIVVQTKRQHRLLTENFNRTGYLIPNGYNIPSDYDGMGTRNFYLWVGRLDAEQKRPHLYLEIAKELPEKKFVLIGSDDNDQKYSKLIKAKASKIPNLTYINGVAPDEIQSYYEGAIALVNTSSYEGFPNTFLEAWRVKTPVISLDVDPSRFISIDKNFNSYAKGELTTLIRSLRAIDKGNQREIIGVQSYNQFVNNYSINEISDLYASAIRNHCC, from the coding sequence ATGACAACAACAAAAGTCTGCTTCATCTCGCCGTCTTCATATGGCTATTTTACTAATAATAAGAAAATCGCTGGCGGTGGGGCCGAACGACAGTTGTATTTATTAGGAAATAATTTGACTGATGATTTCAATGTGTCCTTTGTCGTCGGTGACTACGGTCAGGCATCTGTCGAAAGTCACGAGAATATCTCTCTTTATCGTGCTCATCGTCCTGATCCAGAAAAAAATCCTGTTTCAAAAATATTTTTGTTAGCAAAAGCAATGTCGAAAACTGATGCTGACCTCTATATTACTCGTGGTAATCCGCAATTAGCTGCTATTACTTTCTTGATCTCAAGAATGGTACGCTCTGAATGGTGCTTTCATGTAGCAAACGACGTTGATCTCACTTCCCGAGTCAACTCACTACCTCTTCCAGTCAGATACCTATTCTCTTATGGTATTAAAAATGCTAAATTTATAGTGGTGCAGACAAAACGGCAACATCGATTACTAACTGAGAATTTCAACCGGACAGGATATCTTATTCCAAATGGATATAATATACCTTCGGATTATGACGGAATGGGCACTCGCAACTTTTACCTCTGGGTTGGAAGATTAGATGCAGAGCAAAAGCGACCTCATTTATACCTTGAGATTGCAAAAGAATTGCCAGAAAAGAAATTTGTACTTATTGGATCGGATGACAATGATCAGAAATACAGTAAATTGATCAAAGCAAAAGCTTCAAAGATACCAAACCTTACGTATATTAACGGAGTTGCTCCAGATGAAATACAGAGTTATTATGAAGGGGCTATTGCACTTGTAAATACTTCATCATATGAAGGATTTCCGAATACATTCCTTGAGGCGTGGCGAGTAAAGACACCTGTTATAAGCCTTGATGTAGACCCCAGTCGTTTTATATCTATAGACAAAAATTTTAATTCTTATGCGAAAGGGGAACTTACAACTCTTATTCGATCTCTGAGAGCTATCGACAAGGGTAACCAAAGAGAGATTATTGGCGTTCAATCATACAATCAATTTGTAAATAATTACTCAATCAACGAAATTTCTGACCTATATGCTTCCGCAATTAGAAATCACTGTTGCTAG
- a CDS encoding PIN domain-containing protein: MKVLDASFLIDYLNGERSTEEFYAAEGGRDERWVMPVPAYAEALVGVGNLPDADVTEAIEKLAWGDVYDVDKQSAIAAAEITDEIGPEGPYLDGMDALIAAVSRELDAPVVSVDGDFTHPETKRVIDVEEY, translated from the coding sequence ATGAAGGTCCTGGACGCGAGCTTTCTCATCGACTATTTGAACGGAGAGCGATCCACAGAAGAGTTCTACGCAGCGGAGGGTGGTCGAGACGAGCGGTGGGTAATGCCCGTCCCGGCCTATGCAGAGGCTCTCGTCGGCGTCGGTAATCTTCCCGATGCCGACGTTACCGAAGCCATTGAAAAACTGGCGTGGGGAGACGTCTACGACGTCGATAAGCAATCAGCGATCGCTGCGGCGGAAATCACGGATGAGATCGGTCCGGAGGGACCGTATCTCGATGGGATGGATGCACTGATCGCGGCAGTCAGCCGGGAGTTAGATGCCCCAGTTGTTTCTGTGGATGGAGATTTCACACACCCAGAAACGAAACGTGTCATCGACGTCGAGGAGTATTGA
- a CDS encoding DUF1616 domain-containing protein — translation MDRRNLRLLLPEPIRTLSADLAVVVVLTLLTVVVTTVPVIRETPIRILLGLPFLLFLPGYAFVAALFPEAGSPSGVDEEARTEDRGIDGIERIALAFGMSIALVPLLGLALNFTPWGIALGPILLAVSGLTLLCVAVAAKRRRALPPEERFTVPWRGWIAAGRTEMFEPDDRVDAALNVVVVLAVVLALASVGFAVAFPQSGEQFTEFYLLTEEDDGDLIAADYPEEFVQGETQSLVVGIENNEHESVEYTVVIQLERVDGEGNETEVVEREELDRFEESLAHNESVHRTQDVTPTMTGEELRLTFLLYDGEVPEEPTRENAYRDLHLWIDVEEV, via the coding sequence ATGGACCGCCGGAATCTCCGCTTGCTGTTGCCGGAGCCGATACGGACGTTGTCGGCGGACCTCGCAGTCGTCGTAGTCCTGACGCTCCTGACGGTAGTAGTCACCACGGTTCCGGTCATCAGAGAGACGCCGATTCGGATCCTCCTCGGCCTGCCCTTTCTCCTCTTTCTTCCGGGGTACGCGTTCGTCGCGGCGCTCTTCCCGGAGGCGGGCTCGCCGTCGGGCGTCGACGAAGAGGCGCGAACCGAGGACCGGGGCATCGACGGGATCGAGCGCATTGCGCTCGCCTTCGGGATGAGCATCGCGCTCGTCCCCCTGCTGGGACTCGCGCTCAACTTTACGCCGTGGGGGATCGCGCTCGGACCGATCCTGCTCGCGGTGAGCGGGCTCACACTGCTCTGTGTCGCGGTCGCAGCGAAGCGTCGGCGTGCGCTACCACCCGAAGAACGGTTTACGGTCCCGTGGCGGGGATGGATCGCCGCGGGGCGTACGGAGATGTTCGAACCGGACGATCGCGTGGATGCCGCATTGAACGTTGTGGTCGTACTGGCGGTCGTACTCGCGCTCGCGAGCGTCGGCTTCGCTGTCGCCTTCCCCCAGTCAGGTGAGCAGTTCACCGAGTTCTACCTCCTCACCGAGGAGGACGACGGCGATCTGATCGCCGCGGACTATCCCGAGGAGTTCGTCCAGGGTGAGACGCAGTCGCTCGTCGTCGGAATCGAGAACAACGAGCACGAATCGGTCGAGTACACGGTGGTGATCCAGCTCGAACGGGTCGACGGCGAGGGCAACGAAACCGAGGTGGTCGAACGCGAGGAACTCGATCGGTTCGAGGAATCACTCGCCCATAACGAGAGCGTGCACAGGACCCAGGATGTCACGCCGACGATGACCGGCGAGGAGCTCAGGCTCACCTTCCTGCTTTATGACGGCGAGGTGCCCGAAGAGCCCACGCGCGAGAACGCGTATCGTGACCTCCACCTCTGGATCGACGTCGAGGAGGTCTGA
- a CDS encoding antitoxin VapB family protein, producing the protein MGVADEQIRVSKAVKREIERRRREGESYNDVLERVFEEKPEVDFYDGFGMLSDDQAESIREARRTAKERRKDRMRRLADESA; encoded by the coding sequence ATGGGCGTTGCCGACGAGCAGATTCGGGTGAGCAAAGCGGTGAAACGCGAGATCGAGCGCCGACGGCGGGAGGGCGAGAGTTACAACGACGTCCTCGAACGGGTCTTCGAGGAGAAACCCGAGGTCGATTTCTACGATGGGTTCGGGATGCTCTCCGACGACCAGGCCGAGAGTATCCGCGAAGCACGACGAACGGCAAAGGAAAGACGGAAAGACCGAATGCGACGACTCGCCGACGAGAGCGCATGA
- a CDS encoding glycosyltransferase family 4 protein encodes MSSSQQSLATSREDPTESIPVGSDEPLKILRVASDLYPEVMGGLSLHVHEMSRLQAEWGHDVTVLTSDHGNRGLPSKEKRDGYELIRHREVVSPLDNTITPGIALTVWKLADEYDIIHAHSHLFFSTDIVAALNRTLETPLVITNHGLISQTAPKWVQKVFIPTVATFTLNSADRVLCYTETDKHRLRERDVNTAVSVIHNGINCEKFIPRETENSKNPQILFVGRLKPGKGVDNLLIAFEDVVEKIPQSTLKIVGNGPLRNELIQKAKTSGISSQVQFVGQVLNDRMPEIYAESDVFALPSMNEGLPRTVLEAMACSIPVVTSSLPQLEPLVDTAGFVVDPKAPDQLADSLLDLLEHPDKRERMGAAGRKKVERNYSWQETVRRTNETYTELINDS; translated from the coding sequence ATGAGCAGCAGTCAACAATCCCTCGCGACGTCCAGGGAGGATCCGACCGAATCGATACCGGTGGGGAGTGACGAGCCACTCAAAATTCTGCGAGTGGCGAGTGATCTGTACCCGGAGGTAATGGGTGGGTTGAGCCTCCACGTTCACGAGATGTCCCGTCTCCAGGCCGAGTGGGGTCACGATGTAACCGTGTTAACATCTGATCACGGCAATCGCGGGCTTCCCTCAAAAGAGAAACGAGATGGATACGAACTGATTCGGCATCGAGAGGTCGTCAGTCCACTAGATAATACGATAACTCCGGGGATCGCTCTGACGGTTTGGAAACTGGCGGATGAATACGATATAATTCATGCGCATTCACATCTATTCTTCTCAACGGATATCGTCGCAGCGCTCAATAGAACCCTTGAAACACCGTTGGTCATTACCAATCATGGCTTAATATCGCAGACGGCACCAAAATGGGTGCAAAAAGTGTTTATCCCAACGGTTGCAACGTTCACGCTGAATTCGGCTGATAGAGTCTTATGCTACACGGAAACTGATAAACATCGTCTACGAGAGCGGGATGTCAATACAGCGGTCAGCGTCATTCATAACGGTATTAATTGTGAGAAGTTCATTCCACGAGAGACGGAGAACTCTAAAAATCCGCAAATTCTGTTCGTAGGCCGGCTGAAACCCGGGAAAGGAGTCGATAATCTTCTAATTGCATTTGAGGATGTAGTTGAGAAGATTCCACAAAGTACGTTGAAAATCGTCGGTAATGGGCCACTTCGAAATGAATTAATTCAGAAGGCGAAAACAAGCGGAATATCATCACAGGTTCAGTTCGTGGGCCAAGTTCTAAATGACCGAATGCCCGAGATCTATGCCGAAAGTGATGTCTTTGCTCTGCCTAGTATGAATGAGGGGCTACCGCGTACGGTACTTGAAGCGATGGCTTGTAGTATACCCGTAGTAACTTCTTCTCTTCCGCAACTGGAGCCCTTAGTCGATACAGCTGGATTCGTTGTTGATCCCAAGGCACCTGATCAACTCGCAGATAGTCTCTTAGATCTACTTGAGCATCCTGATAAACGGGAGCGAATGGGAGCTGCTGGGAGAAAGAAAGTTGAGCGGAACTACTCTTGGCAGGAAACAGTACGAAGAACAAACGAGACCTATACTGAACTCATAAATGATAGCTGA